A genomic window from Salvia hispanica cultivar TCC Black 2014 chromosome 5, UniMelb_Shisp_WGS_1.0, whole genome shotgun sequence includes:
- the LOC125187945 gene encoding polyadenylate-binding protein-interacting protein 6 — translation MKTGSSLNPNAAAYVPLFKRGAADVKKEFGLHQEFNSEDEVGQFGYRHANTQHQNVIQRHSQIAGAPQIAEYPKLKDNYRNEFVASTSQYPEKPSIDEDSDIDLMYMQMNFPEISLESISDVYQVSGCDLYSAIDMLHHLEMFPDDSSDKLPDTLDIGDIPDSAPVKAPLEAKNAATGASTSASSNIPAKT, via the exons ATGAAGACAGGGTCTTCTTTAAATCCTAACGCAGCAGCCTACGTGCCACTCTTTAAAAGAGGTGCTGCTGatgtaaaaaaagaattcgGTTTACATCAAGAGTTTAACAGCGAGGATGAGGTTGGACAATTTGGCTATCGTCATGCAAATACACAGCACCAAAATGTTATTCAACGTCATTCCCAGATTGCTGGTGCCCCCCAAATTGCTGAATATCCGAAATTGAAAGATAATTACCGTAATGAATTTGTTGCTTCAACGTCACAATACCCGGAGAAGCCAAGCATTGATGAAGACTCTGACATCGACCTGATGTACATGCAAATGAACTTTCCTGAAATATCATTGGAGTCTATTTCTGACGTCTATCAAGTCAGCGGATGTGATTTATATTCTGCAATCGACATGCTACACCATCTTGAG ATGTTTCCTGATGATTCATCAGATAAGCTTCCTGATACACTGGACATAGGCGACATACCTGACTCTGCACCGGTCAAAGCACCACTGGAAGCAAAGAATGCAGCAACTGGAGCTTCAACATCTGCCTCGTCCAACATTCCTGCTAAGACCTAA